A portion of the Micromonospora vinacea genome contains these proteins:
- a CDS encoding single-stranded DNA-binding protein — protein MREEMVMAGDTTITVIGNLTDDPELRFTPSGAAVAKFRVASTPRFMDKASNEWKDGEPLFLACTVWRQAAEHVAESLQRGARVIVSGRLRQRSYETREGEKRTVIELEVDEIGPSLRYATAKVQKMSRSGGGGGGFGGGGGGGNQGGGGGNFDDPWASAAPSPARAGSGANFDEEPPF, from the coding sequence GTGCGCGAGGAGATGGTCATGGCAGGAGACACCACCATCACGGTCATCGGCAATCTGACCGATGACCCCGAGTTGCGGTTCACCCCCTCCGGGGCTGCGGTCGCCAAGTTCCGAGTCGCTTCGACGCCCCGTTTCATGGACAAGGCGTCGAACGAATGGAAGGACGGCGAGCCGCTGTTCCTCGCATGCACCGTGTGGCGGCAGGCCGCCGAGCACGTCGCCGAGTCGCTGCAGCGTGGCGCTCGGGTGATCGTGTCGGGTCGGCTGCGTCAGCGGTCGTACGAGACCCGCGAGGGCGAGAAGCGCACTGTCATCGAGCTTGAGGTCGACGAGATCGGCCCGTCGCTGCGCTACGCCACGGCGAAGGTGCAGAAGATGTCCCGCTCCGGCGGCGGTGGCGGCGGCTTCGGTGGCGGCGGTGGCGGTGGCAACCAGGGTGGCGGCGGAGGCAACTTCGACGACCCCTGGGCTTCGGCTGCTCCCTCTCCCGCGCGTGCCGGTTCGGGCGCCAATTTTGACGAGGAGCCACCGTTCTAA
- a CDS encoding deoxyribonuclease IV produces MRIGAHVDSTDPLAEAAARSADTVQFFLSDPQGWKAPKPREDAERLSAAEVDLYVHAPYVINVATLNNRIRIPSRKLLLGHATAATAIGAKGLIVHGGHVNAGDDLAVGFDNWRKTFAYAADSGGFGVPVLIENTAGGDNACARRLDALARLWDAIGDYEVGFCLDTCHAYAGGEELLGLVDRVKAITGRIDLVHANNSKGAFNSGQDRHDNLGGGTIDPELVVAVIRAAGAPVVVETPGGVAGQAADIDFLREQLGAESPAA; encoded by the coding sequence ATGCGTATCGGAGCCCACGTCGACTCGACCGACCCGCTGGCGGAGGCGGCCGCCCGGTCCGCCGACACCGTGCAGTTCTTCCTCTCCGACCCACAGGGTTGGAAGGCGCCCAAGCCTCGTGAAGATGCCGAGCGGCTGAGCGCTGCCGAGGTCGACCTCTACGTGCACGCGCCGTACGTCATCAACGTGGCCACTCTCAACAACCGCATCCGGATCCCGAGCCGGAAGCTGCTGCTCGGGCACGCCACCGCAGCCACCGCCATCGGCGCCAAGGGCCTGATCGTTCACGGTGGGCACGTCAACGCCGGCGACGACCTGGCCGTCGGCTTCGACAACTGGCGCAAGACCTTCGCGTACGCGGCGGACTCCGGCGGCTTCGGCGTACCGGTCCTGATCGAGAACACCGCCGGCGGCGACAACGCCTGCGCCCGACGGCTGGACGCACTCGCCCGACTGTGGGACGCCATCGGTGACTACGAGGTGGGCTTCTGCCTGGACACCTGCCACGCGTACGCAGGCGGCGAGGAGCTGCTCGGTCTGGTCGACCGGGTCAAGGCGATCACCGGGAGGATCGACCTGGTGCATGCCAACAACTCCAAGGGTGCGTTCAACTCCGGCCAGGACCGTCACGACAACCTGGGCGGCGGGACGATCGACCCGGAGCTGGTGGTCGCGGTGATCCGGGCAGCCGGCGCGCCGGTGGTCGTCGAGACGCCGGGCGGTGTGGCCGGCCAGGCCGCCGACATCGACTTTCTGCGTGAGCAACTCGGAGCGGAGAGCCCGGCGGCATGA
- the rpsF gene encoding 30S ribosomal protein S6: MRHYELMVILDSSLEERTVAPSLDTYLNVIRTAGGSVEKTDVWGRRRLAYEINKKAEGIYAVIDLQATPAAVAELDRQLRLNESVLRTKVIRPEMR; the protein is encoded by the coding sequence TTGCGTCACTACGAACTAATGGTCATCCTCGACTCCAGCCTCGAGGAGCGCACCGTCGCACCGTCGCTCGACACGTACCTGAACGTGATTCGGACCGCGGGTGGCTCGGTTGAGAAGACCGACGTGTGGGGCCGCCGGCGCCTCGCGTACGAGATCAACAAAAAGGCCGAAGGCATCTACGCCGTCATCGACCTGCAGGCCACGCCTGCAGCGGTGGCCGAGCTGGACCGTCAGCTCCGGCTCAACGAGTCCGTGCTGCGCACCAAGGTCATCCGACCGGAAATGCGCTAA
- the rpsR gene encoding 30S ribosomal protein S18, with protein MAPSARDRKPGARATAKAAALRKPKKKVNPLDKDGIAYIDYKDTALLRKFISDRGKIRARRVTGVTSQQQRQIARAVKNAREMALLPYTATTR; from the coding sequence ATGGCGCCTAGCGCTCGCGATCGCAAACCAGGAGCACGTGCAACGGCCAAGGCTGCGGCACTGCGCAAGCCGAAGAAGAAGGTGAACCCGCTCGACAAGGACGGGATCGCCTACATCGATTACAAGGACACCGCGCTGCTGCGCAAGTTCATCTCCGATCGCGGCAAGATCCGCGCTCGGCGGGTGACCGGCGTCACCTCGCAGCAGCAGCGGCAGATCGCCCGTGCGGTCAAGAACGCCCGTGAGATGGCGCTCCTGCCGTACACGGCCACCACCCGCTGA
- the rplI gene encoding 50S ribosomal protein L9: MKIILTQEVSGLGAPGDIVEVKNGYGRNYLLPQGFAIAWTKGAEKQVTVIKRARGAREIRDLDHANEVKAQLEGLKVNLKVRAGDGGRLFGSVTPAEIVDAVKAASGPVLDRRRLEVPGHIKSTGTYPVKIKLHPEVTAAFNLNVVQG, from the coding sequence ATGAAGATCATCCTGACTCAGGAAGTGTCCGGCCTCGGTGCCCCGGGCGACATCGTCGAGGTCAAGAACGGCTACGGCCGTAACTACCTGCTGCCGCAGGGCTTCGCGATCGCCTGGACCAAGGGCGCGGAAAAGCAGGTCACGGTTATCAAGCGGGCCCGTGGGGCCCGCGAGATCCGCGACCTCGACCACGCCAACGAGGTCAAGGCTCAGCTCGAGGGTCTCAAGGTCAACCTGAAGGTCCGCGCCGGCGACGGCGGACGGCTCTTCGGCTCGGTCACCCCGGCCGAGATCGTCGACGCCGTCAAGGCGGCCAGCGGCCCGGTCCTCGACCGGCGTCGGCTGGAGGTGCCCGGTCACATCAAGTCGACCGGCACCTACCCGGTGAAGATCAAGCTGCACCCTGAGGTGACCGCAGCGTTCAACCTGAACGTCGTTCAGGGCTGA